From the genome of Bactrocera oleae isolate idBacOlea1 chromosome 2, idBacOlea1, whole genome shotgun sequence, one region includes:
- the LOC106614325 gene encoding uncharacterized protein: MPPLNEVLRVNWNLQIISCIVVLLTTHSIQLAHCIDCFKCVSFNGANKACDDPFHNNYSTAILESPCMGGRKGRNGLFPATACIKIAGIYDDTGESITVRGCALDSGTLTTDTEIIRMSHCGKFYYDDRYVHGCLQSCNDADACNQAVANYKSSPQTLWQHCSFALLTFIALHEHLLGLIR; the protein is encoded by the exons ATGCCGCCTCTAAACGAAGTGCTACGAGTAAACTGGAATTTGCAAATCATATCATGTATCGTCGTACTGCTCACGACACACAGCATACAGCTAG CTCACTGTATCGACTGCTTCAAATGCGTCTCATTCAATGGAGCCAACAAAGCATGCGACGATCCCTTTCACAACAACTACTCCACCGCCATACTAGAGTCGCCATGTATGGGCGGACGAAAAGGACGTAACGGTCTATTTCCGGCGACAGCCTGCATCAAAATCGCCGGGATTTATG ATGATACTGGCGAATCGATAACGGTACGAGGCTGTGCGCTGGACAGCGGTACACTCACAACGGACACGGAAATCATACGTATGTCACATTGTGGCAAATTCTACTACGATGACAG ATACGTACATGGCTGCTTGCAGAGCTGCAACGATGCGGACGCATGCAATCAGGCGGTAGCCAACTATAAAAGCTCGCCGCAAACACTGTGGCAACACTGCAGCTTTGCGTTATTGACATTCATAGCGTTACATGAACATCTGCTCGGCCTAATCAGGTAG